From the genome of Candidatus Thorarchaeota archaeon:
AAGAATTCATGAAGCCTGAATATGACGAGTCGTGGCGTCTCGTGGCCGAACTCACAGCGAAGCACGGAAGCCCATATTTTGAGAACTATCTGAACTGGAGGAGCAGCATCGAGGCTGGGTGCAGCAGCTGTTGCTCTCACCTCTGGACCGCAAGCAGCGATGAGGAGATGGAAGAGTTCCTTACAGGCAACATGGTCTTCGGCGCCTCACAAATGGTTACGCCAAATATCCCCCGTGCTGCATGGCTTGGACGGAAGGACGAAAATCGCTTCTTTGAGAAACTCGACGAGTTTATCGACCTTTGCAAGGAAGTTATGCTTGAGAAGAAAAGATGCATGGACCAGCTTATTGACAGTGGCAGTGTACCATTCTATACCCAGCCCAAACCCAATGGTGATCAGCTGATCAATATGGAAAATCGTGAATTCCTGTTAGGAACGGTTGGTTTCGAAGAGATGGTCCACATAATGACAGGACACCATTTGCATGAACGTGAAGGAACCAAATTTGGCATTAAGGTACTAAGCATCTCAAAAAACGAGCACGACAGTTTGAACAGGACTACGGGCTCAGCTTCAATGTCACTCGCACTCCCGCTGAGAGTGCCGCTGGTCGTCTGGCCCGAAAGGACTATCGACATTACAAAGGAATACGCCCCTACCTCAAGGGAGATCACCCAAGCGTCTATTATACAAACTCAACGACACTTTACGTTGGTGCTGATATTCCGCTCAGCCAGCGAATCAAGAAAGAAGGCATGTTCCATCCCTACATGGATGGCGGTGCGTTAACACACGTCTACTTGGGTGAGAAAAACCCAGATCCTGATGCTCTGTGGACACTTACACGAAAAATAGCTGAGGAAACGCTGAATTCCTACTGGTCGTTTACCAAGGATATCCTTGCTTGTCCGTCGTGCTTCCATCAGGAAGGCATCGACTGGCGCAGCGCCAAGTTCTCTTCTCTGGAAGACCTTTCACGTATACCCTGCCCAAAATGTGGATATGTAGGTGTGGATATTATCAGCAGGATAACCGGGTATCTTCAGGCGGTCTCAACTTTCAATGAATCTAAGAAACAGGAATTTCTAGACAGGCACCGATATTCCGTGTAATCCAGTCTAGAAACTGCTGTTTACGGCGCTCCAAATAAGACAAATTTCATGCAGCTATCCAATATTGACCATGCCACAGCTAGGACAAGTCAGCTCTTCTCCTGCGGTAAGGGCTCTTGGTAGGGGTTTTCCGCAATACGCACATCGGACCAAGGCACTACCTTTGGATTTCATCTTCTTCTCTGCAACTACTGCATCGACGCATACGAATCCGTCTTTGTCTTCAGCGAATACTATCAGAAACCTATCAAAAGAGGAACAAGTATTGGAACAAGACCTGTTAGGACAACACCGCTGACAAAAGCTGGGATGACGAGTTCATCTCCAGCAGTCTCTTTGATGATTGGTAGGCCGATATCCATGGTTGTTGCCCCTCCAGGAGCTATACTTGCTACTTTTCCTAAGTGGCTTACAACAGCCGGGCAAATCAGGATTGCAATAAGCTCTCTCAATAGGTTGGATAGAAACGCGAGCAGACCCAGTTCAACACTGTACATTTCGGAGATGATAATTCCCGAGAGACTGTACCAGCCGCAACCTGCTCCAACAGCAGCAGATTCGTTGATTGGCATACCAAGAAAGAATCCAGCCAGGATACCGCCAGCTATGCTCCCAATAGCAACAAGTCCGGGTATTATCAACAATAGGACACGGGATTGGGTGTTCTGCAAAACGTCTTTCTTTCTTCCAATATCCATACCAAATCCGAAAAGCAGGAAAGCTAGTGCATACGTTGTTACTAGGCTTACATAGCCGAGAAGATAATCAGGAACTAGAAAGAAACCTACAAGAATCCCAACGACCACTGAAACCAAAACAAGCAAGGTTGTTGAACGATCATCTCCAGCCTCCTCCAACCTGTCAGTGCTTTCTGACATTTCGAAAGAAACCACGGAGGCGAAAGCTTTGACAAATACTAGACTTAGCGCGATGGTGAATATTGCAATAACTAATGCGGAGATTCCAATCGTTCCTAGACTACTCATTACAGTATCGTTTGCTCCTACTTGAGTACCCATCGCTGCAAGAAGAAGAACGAGCCCTCCTGTCGTTATTCTGTTAGTGGCATTGTAGATTACTTGCGGCAGCTTACCAGAGTAGCCAAGCCCAAAACCAAGAATGAGACAGGCCAGTACAAGTAGGATATTCATGCTAAATCACTCTGACATGCTGTCCGTGTGGAGCACT
Proteins encoded in this window:
- a CDS encoding lysine exporter LysO family protein, which codes for MNILLVLACLILGFGLGYSGKLPQVIYNATNRITTGGLVLLLAAMGTQVGANDTVMSSLGTIGISALVIAIFTIALSLVFVKAFASVVSFEMSESTDRLEEAGDDRSTTLLVLVSVVVGILVGFFLVPDYLLGYVSLVTTYALAFLLFGFGMDIGRKKDVLQNTQSRVLLLIIPGLVAIGSIAGGILAGFFLGMPINESAAVGAGCGWYSLSGIIISEMYSVELGLLAFLSNLLRELIAILICPAVVSHLGKVASIAPGGATTMDIGLPIIKETAGDELVIPAFVSGVVLTGLVPILVPLLIGF